The nucleotide sequence CTGGTACGCCTTGTCGTACGCCTGCTGGCCGGCGGCGAAACCGCACTGGTAGACACCGTCGTTGACGTCCCGGTACACCTTGTCGGCCACGTCGTCGATCTCGTCGCGCCACCCCTCCGGATAGAGGTCGGGCGCTCCGTCCCGCTGGTGGGCCGCCCACTCGCTGCCCAGGTCGAGCGTGATCCGCTCGAAGTCGTTGGTCACGACCCGGCCGGTGGGGACGTCGACGATCGCGGGCACCGTGATGCCGCTCGGATAGCCCGGTTCGCGGCGGTCGTACGCCTCCCGCAGGGTCTCGATGCCGAGGACGGGGTCGCGGCCGCCGGGGTCCAGGTGGAAGCACCAGCTGCGCTCGTCGTGCAGGGGCCCGGCGATCCCCAGGGAGAGCACGTCCTCCAGTCCCATCAGCCGTCGGACGATGGCGCTCCGGTTCGCCCACGGGCAGGCCCGCGCGATGACCAGGCGGTAGCGCCCGGCCTCCACCGGGAAGCCGTCCCTGCCGTCCGCCGTGATCCGCGTGGTGATGTACGTGCGGTCGCGCTCGAACGAACCGTCACCGGTCATGGGCCCGCACCTTCCTCGTATGCCCATCGGGGCCGTTTCCGCCGCGGTCCACCCCGACCGCCGCACGCTCCTCCTCCTCGGACCACGAGCGGGTGTCCCGGGGTTCCACGTACGGCTCCTCGTCCGGCGGCATGCCGCCCGCCACCGCCCGTTGACGCAGGGTCTCCGCGTCGAACTCCAGGCCCAGGAGCACGGCCAGGTTGCTGATCCACAGCCAGATCAGGAAGACGACCACACCACCCATCGTGCCGTAGACCCTGTTGTACGTGGCGAACTCGGACACGTAGACCGCGAACCCGGCGGAGGCGGCCAGCCAGATCAGCAGGGCGAGGGCGCTGCCCGGGGTGATCCACCGCCAGCCCCTGCTCTCGACGTTCGGACTCGCCCAGTACAGGAGCGCGAGCATCATCGTCACCAGCACGACCAGAACGGGCCACTTGGCGATCGCCCAGACCGTCAGCGCTGAGTCGCCGACGCCCAGCAGGTCCCCCGCGCGGCGCGCCACCTCGCCGGTGAGGACGACGATCAGCGCGCTCGCCGCGGCCATGACCACCAGGAGCGCGGTCAGCCCCAGACGGACGGGCAGCACCTTCCAGAGCGGGCGGCCCTCCGGGACGCCGTAGACGCGGTTGGCCGAGCGCATGAACGCCCCCACGTATCCGGAGGCCGACCACAGGGCGAGCAGCACGCCGACCGTCGCCATGGCGGCTCCGGTACCGGGCGCCCCCTGAAGGTTCTCCACGGCCTGGTCGAGAACGTCGTGGGCGGGGCCCGGCGTGATCCCGCCGAAGCTCTCCAGGACCTTGTCCGTCGTCGACCGGCCGCTGACGCCGAGCAGCGAGACGAGCACGAGCAGCGCCGGGAAGAGGGCCAGCAGGCCGTAGTACGTGAGGGCGGCGGCCCGGTCCGTCAGCTCGTCGGACACGAACTCCCGCGCCGACCTCCGGAGGATCGCGAGCCAGGAACGCCGCGGCAGCTCGGCAGGCGAGTCGGGCGCGCGCCGCTCGACCTCGGGCCCGGGACCGACGTCCTCCGGTCTCGGCGCCTCACGAGGGGAGCAGGTGGGCGCGGCCACCGCCGCACGCTCTTCCTGAGGAACTTCACGGTCGGCCATGGACGGGCGGATACCCCCGCAGGGCCGGACTACGCCCTCCCGGGGGTCCTCGGTCAGGCGCCGTGTGAGGATGAGCTCATCCGACGTACGGGGAGGTCTCGGCCGCGTTCAACCCCGCCGCCCCCTGGGAGGACCCTGTATGACCCGCGTACCGATGGTCCGGCGCGTGTTCGGCGACGGCCCGTTCGCCGAGGTCGGTGAACCTGCTCTGACCGTCGTCGACGAGCGGTCGCGGACGGTCGCCGTGGGTGGGGACCTCGGGGGTGTCCAGTGGAGCGGCAGTGGGACCGCGGACGACCGCTGGACGGGGCATCGGATCGGGGTCTACGAGCGAGACGGGCTGCGGTGCCGGCACCTGGTCCGGTCCTGTTACCCGGTGCGGGCCCTCGCCTTCCACCCCGTTCTTCCCCTGTTGGCCGTGGGTACCGGGCGCTACGACGGCGGCTACTCGTTCGAAGGCGAGCTGCTGCTGATCCGCTTGGACTCCGGCGACGTGGTGTCCGCCCTGCCGTACCCGCGCGAGGTGCTCGGCGTGGAATGGCGCAGCGAGACGGAGCTTCGTCTGGCGTTGGCGCCGTGTGACGACTGGGAGAACCCACGGGCACACGAGGAGGGTCACGCGGTCGTTGTGGCCCGCTCGGACTGGGGCGTCGTCGGGCCGGGGTCGATCCGTGCCGAGGAGCTGGCCTCCCCCGCCGAGCCGTTCGTCCGGCCGGATCACAGCGCGGAGGCCCGTCGAGTCCTGACGGAGCTCGCGGCCTCGGCCGGTCGGCAGTGGTCCGTACGCAGACGGGTGTGGGCTGTCGAGGGTACGGAGGACGGTCGCGTACTGGCTGCTCTGGACGGGGTCCTGGCGGAGTCGTGGCTGCCGTCCGGGGACCTGCAATGGGTGGTGGACGACGAGGAAGGCGGCCGGCAGCTGGTTCCGGCCACCGACGGCACGTCGGTCTGGACGAACGCCGAACGCCGTGGCCGGCGCGGGGAAGGGCGCTGGGAGACGTCCCCGCCCCGGGTCGCCCGGATCGCCCTCGACACAGGGCAGGTACGGGAGACCCTGAGCCCCGGCGTGTTCACGGTGCTCGTCGCAGGCGACCGGAGGACGGTCCTCCGACCGTTGGGCGGCCGCCGCAAGCAGCCCGAACGGCTGATGATGTTCGACCTCGACGGTCCGGCGGACGGTCCGGAGGTCGGCCACTTCGACGTGTTCAACCACCCGTTCCCCGTCCGCCACCCGAGCCGCCCGTACGTTCTGGTCGGCACCGACCCGGACAAGCCGTACAGGGACAAATGGGTCACGGCCGTGGACGCCGATGGGACGTTGCGGCAGCTGTTCCCGCACTCCTGGGTACCGACGGAACATCACTTCGGGGGTCCCGCCGCCGAGATCGGGCACTCCCTGGTCTACGCCGGCGCGGTCCATCACGGCCACGGACTCCAACCCGGCGGCGCGTACACGGTGCGGCGCTCGCTGGACGGCTCGGTGCTGTGGCAGCACCGGGCCGACCATCCCGCCACCGCCCTCGACACCGACGGGCACACGGTCTACGTGGCCGACAACTCCGGCGCTCTGACCGCACTGGACGCCGACGACGGCTCGGTGCGCTGGCGCACAGAGCTGGAAGTCGCCGGAGTACCGACCACCGCACTGTCCCTCGCGGTGGCACCCCAAGGGCACCTGCTCATCGGAACGGTCGACGGCCGGATCCTGGAGTGCACGCCACGCCAGTGAGCCCGACCGTTCCGAGGCTCAGAGCTTCCGAGCCATGCGGTAACTCCGTGGATGCGCGTGAAGCCGCGGCGAGGTGAGTTCCAGGGCCCGGTTGTCGCGTCCGGCGCTCATGTGGCGGAGCCAGCGTTCGTACCAGTCGAGGAAGTCGGCGGCGGAGGAGACGTTGGGGCCCCAGTATCCGTCGCCGTTGCCTATGAGGACGCGGCCGGTGAGGGGGCCGGTCACCGCGATGACGCAGACGTCGGAGCAACCCATCTCGATGATGTGGAGGAAGAGATCACCTCCGTCGCCGCGTGGGTTTCTCCCGTCGAAGCCCCGGGGTGTCCCTGGTTCTCCGCGCGGATTCATGACCAGGAGGGAACATCGCTCCAGCGGCAGGAGGCCGTAGAACGGCGACGCCCCTGAGCCGCCGAGGTGGGTGAGGAACTGCCGGTAGGCGTCGGGCAGGGCGATGGCGTGCTCGGCCTCGAACGCGGCGAGGTGTGCTTCCGCCAGCTTCGGACCGAGGCGGAACCCGTGCTTCTCTTCTCCGAAGGAGTGACTGCGCAGGGGTTGGAAAGGGATCGCGGCCAGCTTGCGACGCAGGCGGGGTATGCGGGGATCCATCGTGCTCTTCTCTCGTGCACGTCAGCCTACCTACGGGTGGTCGTGGCCGGCCTGCCCGTCCGGGCACCGTCCTGTGCCCCGCCCGATGCACCCGGCGCCCGGCGCCCGTCCGCGCCCGGCGGATAGAGTCGGGGTGAGCGCAGGAGGTGGAACACACATGACCAAAGAGGGTTCTGACCCGCCCGAGGGCACGGCCGCTTCCGGCGAGGACGAGTCCTCCCCGGAGGCGGAGCTGCTCGGCCGGCGGATCGAGTACCTCTTCACCTACGTACAGCCACTGGGCCGGCGTTTCACGCTTCAGGAGGTCGTCGACGGGATCAAGGAAGCCGCGGGCCCCCATGACGCGAAGCTGTCCGTCGGCCGGCTGTGGGCCCTTGCCAAGGGCAAGGCGCCCAATCCGACGGTGGGAACGCTTCGGGTCCTGGGTGACTTCTTCGGCGTCCCGCTCGCCTACTTCATCGACGACGAGGTCGAGGCCAGGGTGTCGGCGCAGCTCGCGCTGATCGCCGCGATGCGCGCCAACGACGTGCGTTCGGTGGCGCTGCGGGCGGCCGCGGTGGCGACGATGTCCACGCAGGGCATCGAGGCGGTGCGCTCCGTGATCGAACGGGCACGGCCCGTTCCGAGCGAGCCACCGACCGTCTGACCTGTGCGTTGCCTGTGTAGAGTCTGGCGCCGGAGATCGTGGGCGGCCGTGCGGGGCCCCGCGATCGCATGAACGGCGAGAGGGAACTCGGGGCGCATGGACCGCCGTGACTGGCGTGAACTGAGGACGCGGTACGAAACCCTGATCGGACGCTTCACCCTCTCTCACCCCTTCCAGGTCGACGAGCTCTGCTCGGCCATCGCCGCGGAGCGCGGCCGGCCCCTCTACCTGCTCCCGATGCCCGCCGTCATGCCCGCCGGTGCCGGGGTGTGCGGCATGTGGGTGTCGTTCGGCACCTCCGACCACGTCTACTACAACGTGGTGACGAGCCGTCCGCACCAGACGCACATCGTGTTGCACGAACTGGCCCACATCCTGCTCGACCACCGTGAACCGTCCGCGCCCGAGCCGGGGATGCTCGCGCAGCTCTTCCCCGACCTGGACCCGGCCATGGCCGCCCGGCTGCTGGGACGGACGCGGACGAAGGCCACGACGCGGCAGGAGCAGGAGGCCGAGTTGCTGGCCTCCGTGATGTGGCAGCACTTCAACGTCGCACCGGCGGCCGCCGCGTCGGCTCCCCCCGAAACGGCCGACACCCTCAACCGGGTGATCGGCGCCTTGTCCCGACGCACCACCCTGAGGCCCCGTTGAGGATTTTCGATCTCGTCGTCGTCCCGCCCCTGTGGCTGTTCGTGTGCTGGAAGGCGTCGGGGCTGCGCTCGGCGCCGCGACAGGACCGCCTCATGTGGCTGATGTGGGCGCTGTGGGCCGTCGCGTTCACCATCGGCGTGCCCGCGGTCCGCCGGGTCGTCGACGCGGCCGTGGGGGTTCCGAGCTTCACGAACCTGCCGGTCCACATGCTGTCGCTGTGCGCGATGGGGGCGCTGTTCGAGTTCATCCGCGAGGCGACCGGGGCCCGGGGGCACCGGCTCTCGGGGCTGCGCTGGGTCCTGCTGGGTCTGGCGGAGGCCGGGCTGATCTGCACCTTCGCCGCGAGTCCGCTCCCTGACGGTGAGACGGACCTGGTGACCGTGACCGGGTCGCCGATGATCACCGCGTACTGGATGATCTTCCTCGGGTACATCCTGTACGGGGTGCTCAGCGCGATCCGGCTGTGCTGGCGGTACGGGCGGCACGCCGCGCCCGGCCCGACCCGGACGGCGATGCGGCTGCTGGGACTGGCCAGCTCCTTCGGGGTGCTGTACGTCGCCCACCGGCTCGCTCACCTGGTGGCCGGGCTCACCGGGCGGAGCCTGACCGGCGCTCCCGGGGTGGTCGTCACCACGCAGGTCCTCCTGGCGTGCACCCTGCTGCTGCTCGTGGCCAGTGTCAGTTGGCCGTTCCTCGCCGGGTGCGCGACGCGGGCCCGGTTGCGCCGGCAGGTGAGGGCCATCCGTCCGTTGTGGCGGCTCCTGACGGAGTCGACGCCGGAGGTGGTCCTTCCGCTGCCCGAGGGTCTGCACAAGGACATCGACATGGTCCGCTACCGGTGCGTCATCGAGATCCGCGACAGTGCCCTCGCCCTGTCCGGTCACGTCTCGCGGGAGCAACTCGAAGCCGTACGGCGCGCCTTGGCGGCATCGGGGCTCCGCGGTGCCGAGCGGGACGCGACGGCCGAGGCGGCCGTCCTACTGTACGCGGCGCGGGCCGAACGCGCCGGTGAGCCGCCCCGGTTCCCCGAGCAGGCCGTGGTGCGGGAGGGCGGCGACCTCGACACCGACGCCGCGTGGCTGCGGAAGGTCGCGGCGGCCGTCCGCTCGTCCGCGGCGGAAGCGGCCGTCGCTCGGCTGCGCGCGGACGCGGACGCCGCGGTCCTCGCGGCCGAATGACGGCGGCGCCGGTCTCCAGGACCGAAGTCCTGGAGACCGGCGCCTTGTTCACGCTCCGGCCGGTGTGGCGCGGGCGGGTGTCAGCCGTTCCAGGTGCCCGTGATGGCGTGCGCGCCGGGGGCCGCGGGCAGTCCCTGGAGGGGGACGGTGCCGGTGGTGGCCCAGGTGCGGTCGGCGTGCCGGACGGTGTGGAGGAGCTTGCCGTCGGCGGTGGTGACGGTCACGACGACCTCGCCGTCGACGGTGGCGGTGGCGACGGACTTGGCGGTGACCGTGCCGAGGATGCTCTTGATCTCGGTCAGCGGGGACCAGGTGCCGTTGAAGTTGCGGATCGCGTGGTACTGGCGGGCGCCGTTGTCGGTGGCGATGACGATGTGCGTCTCGTCCCCGGAACCGGTCATGCTGACCGAGGTGATCGGACCGGTCGGGCCGGCGGCGTCTGCGACGTTGCCCCAGCCGAGCCAGTTGCCGTTCGACTGACGGATGGTGTGGTAGGCCTTGCCGCCGCTGATGGTGGTGACCTGGAGCTCACCGCGGACCACGGCGGTGGCCGCGGCCGTCACGTTGGCGACCTTCCCGGAGGTGATGTCCTTGAACGGCGTCCAGTGACCGGTCGCGTTGCGGACGGTGTGGAAGGCCTTGCCGTCGGCGACCGCGACGACGTGCAGGTCGTAGCCGACGTTCGAGGCGGTGACGCCGGTCAGGTTGCCCAGGGCGTTGGCCGCGCCGAAGACGTCGCCGAAGGTGCCCCAGGTGCCGTCCTGCTTGCGGATCGTGTGGAAGAGCCCGCCGGCGGTCGTGACGGCCAGGACGTGGCTGTCACCGTTCATCCCGACGACCGCCGTGCCGCGGATCGCGCCGATGCTGCCGGCGCCCTGCGTCTGAACGTCCTTGAAGCCGGTCCAGGAACCGTCCGCCAGCCGGATGCCCTGGTAGAGGCTGCTGCCCGACTGGACCAGGGCCTGCGTGCGCCAGCCCGGAGACAGCGCACGGACCCGCTGGATCCAGTCGCCCTGATCGTCGACACGCGTGCTGAACGCGCCGGACCGAGTCTCGTTGCTGCCCAGGCAACCACCCTCGAAGCCGCGGCTGACCACGCCGACGAGGGTCGGCTTGTCGGCCATCATGCGCAGCGTCGACGCACCCGCGTCGCCCTTGCAGACGGTCGCGTCGGCCGGGGTCTTCGCGGTCAGGTCGAAGCCGGTGGCGGCGGTCGCTCCGACACTGAAGGCGGCGCTGTGCCGGCTGACGGGGCCCCAGCCGTCCTTGGTACGGCCGTAGCCGACGACGTCGAACGCCTCACCGGTCGTGGGGGCGGCCGAGGAGACGAAGACGGGCGTGATGCCCGTGGCCGGGTTCGCGAGGCGCACCATGACCAGGTCGCGGTCCGGGTGCGGAACCAGCTGGGTGGCGTCGGTGGTGAAGCCGGTGCCCGACATGATCCAGGCCTTGCCGACGGAGACCTTGGTCTTCTCCTTCGGCGTCCCTGCCTCGACGGTGTTGCTCTCGGCGGGCTTGTCGGCGAAGCAGCTCTTGGCGGTGATCACCCAGTACGGGTCCACGAGCGCGCCGGAGCAGCGCTTGGTGTCGCCGATCTCCAGCTTGGCGTTGAACTTGAGCACCTCGTCGTTGAGGGGCTGACCGGCCATCCGCGCGCCGGAGGAACCGGTGATGCGCATCTCGAGCAGGACGGCCTGCTTGGGGTCGACGGGGTCGGCCTCGCCGAAGCCCTTGGAGGTGTCCTCGGGAATGCTCAGGGTGCTGGTGGTTCCGCCGATGGAGACGCTGGCGTTGATGTCCCGGTCGACGGTCTCGATCCGGTACGCCCGCGGGATGTTGACGGCCAGGTAGCCGGTGTTGTGGGCCTTGAAGCAGATCCTGGAGTCGCTCGTCTTCAGGTTCCGCGCCCAGACCATGATCTGGTACGGCTCGGAGCAGCTGGTGTGGTCGATGTTCCCGTCACCGGCGATGAGGCTGGCGCCGGTGGCTGCCAGGATCTCGTCGCCGTACGGGTACGTCCCGTCCTCGACGGCGAAGGGAGCGCCGGCGTTCGCGGGCACTGCCTCGACCGACGACGCGGTCTGCGCGGGTGCCCCCAGTACGACGGCCGTGGTGGCGGTGGCAGCAGCCACCCATCTACGAGTGCGCAAGGCGATGACTTCACTTTCCTGAAACCAGTCTCACCACGTGTACGTGAAGGCGAGACGAACCCGACACTTCCGGGTCACGACAACTTGCAGTCCGCTCCGTTGCGGACTGACAGAACCGGCCTGGGGAGCCGCGCCGCAGCATAGCCAGGATTTTCATTGAAGTGAATCTCAAGCCGAACGGGCGGAATCGGAACGCCATACTCCGCTTCCGTGGGGCCAAGGGCCGGGCCGAGGGGGGAGCCGAGGGAGACAACTCCCCCGCGGTGTGCGACCCTTGGCCCTCGCCCCGTGCTGCTGGTGCACCACGGGGCGCTGGGGGGCCGGAGTATCCGGATCTCAGCCTGTCGCCGCTCCGCCTGGGAAGCGTCATCGAGCGGCCCGCAGGCCTCCGCGGTCGCGCGCAGGAACACCGACGTCCACAGGACCCACCGTCGTGGCTCCTGGACCGTCCCGTGCGCGCAGGACCGCGGCTTCGTACACCCGAGGGGAAGATTTCGTGCGTCTGAAAACACCACAGCGGTCCAGCGGCAGAGGGAGGAGAGCCCTGTCCGGGCCCGGCCTGCTCGGCCGAGGCCTGCTGCCCATCGCGCTGGTCGCAGGGCTCGTCTCCGCCACACCCGCGGCCGCCGAAGGCCCCGTCGCCCCGCCCCTCACCGCACGTCAGCAGGTCGTACAGCTGTGGCAGAACGGCGGCCCGGCCGTGAAGTCCGCGTCCGGGGCGGCGCTCGTCGGCGATGACGAGCAGATCCGCAAGTACCTGGCCGAGGGCCAGAAGGTGGCCGAGCAGCTCGACCTGCGCGAGGCCGCGCTCAAGCTCGTCACCGAAGCGGGCGCCGGCGTCAGCGAGGCCGCCGCCAAGGCCCTCGAGGGCACCCCCGAAGAACTCGCCACCTTCATGAGGACCGGCTGGCAGCAGCCGCTCGCCGACGACCAGCGCGTCGAAGCCGCGCGCGCCGTCGAGTCGGGCGGCCCTGGCGTCCGCGAGGTCGGCAACGCGGCGATGCGCGGCTCGATCGACGACATCCGCGCGTTCCTGACCGAGGGCCAGTACAAGCAGCGCGACGACGACGCCCGCGTCCGGGTCGCCCAGATCGAGCTCACCGGTGGGCCCGCCACCAAGCGCGCCGCCGGCGAGGCGCTCCGCGCGGGCATCGCGGAGATCCGCGAGTTCCTCATGTACGGGCAGCACATCACCCACGCCCAGGATCGCGAACTCGCCACCATCCAGGACCTGGAAGCGCAGACCAAGGACGCCGGCATCGCGGCCGCGAAGGCCAAACAGACCGCGCAGGAAGAATCCGAGAAGGCCAAGACGGCCGCCAGGCTCGCCAAGCTGGAGACCGCCAAGGCCGCCGCCGAGTCCGCGCTCGCCAAGACCGACGCGGTCCGCGCCAAGGACGCCGCCCGCCGCGCCGCCGAATCCAGTCGCCGCGCCGCCTCCGCCGCCCGCACCGCCATCACGGCCGCGAGGGCCGCCAACGCCGCCGCTCAAGCGGCCGCCATGGCCGCCGACAACGCCGCCGGAGCCGCCCTCCAGGCGTCGAAGGCGACGACCCGCGCCTGGGAGGCGGCCGGCTCCGCGGAGGACCACGAGCAGGCAGCGGCCTACGCCGACGAGGCCGCCGCCGTCGCCTCCCGGATCGCCGACTCCACCGACGCGGTGAAGGAGACCGCGCGACAGCTGCAGCTCGTCATGCAGGCGACGTACGACGCCATCAAGGACATGCACCTCTCGGCGGACGAGGCCATGCAGTCCGCGAAGTGGGCCAAGGAGTCCGGCGTCGAGTACGGCGCCGCCCAGGCCGCCGCCGCCGCCACCCGCCGCCACGCCGCCGAGGCCAAGCGCGCGGCCGACGCCGCCGTGGCGTACGCCGCCGACGCGGCCAACGCCGCCGGTGACGCCGCCGCCGCGGCCCGTTCCGCCGCCGGCCATGCCCGCAAGGCGGCCGCGGCCGCACGCGCGGCCGCCGGGCACGCCGGCGACGCGCAGGAAGCCGCGAACCGGGCGAAGACCGCCGCGGCGGGAGCACTCACGGCCGCCCAGACCGCCGAAGCCGCCGTCAAGCAGGCCGAGACCGTGCAGGTGACGGCCCGCAAGACCGAGGCCGAAGAGATC is from Streptomyces venezuelae ATCC 10712 and encodes:
- a CDS encoding PQQ-binding-like beta-propeller repeat protein, whose protein sequence is MTRVPMVRRVFGDGPFAEVGEPALTVVDERSRTVAVGGDLGGVQWSGSGTADDRWTGHRIGVYERDGLRCRHLVRSCYPVRALAFHPVLPLLAVGTGRYDGGYSFEGELLLIRLDSGDVVSALPYPREVLGVEWRSETELRLALAPCDDWENPRAHEEGHAVVVARSDWGVVGPGSIRAEELASPAEPFVRPDHSAEARRVLTELAASAGRQWSVRRRVWAVEGTEDGRVLAALDGVLAESWLPSGDLQWVVDDEEGGRQLVPATDGTSVWTNAERRGRRGEGRWETSPPRVARIALDTGQVRETLSPGVFTVLVAGDRRTVLRPLGGRRKQPERLMMFDLDGPADGPEVGHFDVFNHPFPVRHPSRPYVLVGTDPDKPYRDKWVTAVDADGTLRQLFPHSWVPTEHHFGGPAAEIGHSLVYAGAVHHGHGLQPGGAYTVRRSLDGSVLWQHRADHPATALDTDGHTVYVADNSGALTALDADDGSVRWRTELEVAGVPTTALSLAVAPQGHLLIGTVDGRILECTPRQ
- a CDS encoding glutathione S-transferase family protein — its product is MTGDGSFERDRTYITTRITADGRDGFPVEAGRYRLVIARACPWANRSAIVRRLMGLEDVLSLGIAGPLHDERSWCFHLDPGGRDPVLGIETLREAYDRREPGYPSGITVPAIVDVPTGRVVTNDFERITLDLGSEWAAHQRDGAPDLYPEGWRDEIDDVADKVYRDVNDGVYQCGFAAGQQAYDKAYQRLWARLDWLEERLAGRRYLVGDTLTEADVRLFPTLVRFDAVYHGHFKCNRQKLTELPALWAYARDLFQTPGFGDTIDFAQIKAHYYVVHHDINPTGVVPRGPDTSGWLSPHGREQLGGRPFGDGTPPPPPPPAERVPRLGRAG
- a CDS encoding MAB_1171c family putative transporter, translating into MRIFDLVVVPPLWLFVCWKASGLRSAPRQDRLMWLMWALWAVAFTIGVPAVRRVVDAAVGVPSFTNLPVHMLSLCAMGALFEFIREATGARGHRLSGLRWVLLGLAEAGLICTFAASPLPDGETDLVTVTGSPMITAYWMIFLGYILYGVLSAIRLCWRYGRHAAPGPTRTAMRLLGLASSFGVLYVAHRLAHLVAGLTGRSLTGAPGVVVTTQVLLACTLLLLVASVSWPFLAGCATRARLRRQVRAIRPLWRLLTESTPEVVLPLPEGLHKDIDMVRYRCVIEIRDSALALSGHVSREQLEAVRRALAASGLRGAERDATAEAAVLLYAARAERAGEPPRFPEQAVVREGGDLDTDAAWLRKVAAAVRSSAAEAAVARLRADADAAVLAAE
- a CDS encoding trypsin-like serine protease, which gives rise to MAAATATTAVVLGAPAQTASSVEAVPANAGAPFAVEDGTYPYGDEILAATGASLIAGDGNIDHTSCSEPYQIMVWARNLKTSDSRICFKAHNTGYLAVNIPRAYRIETVDRDINASVSIGGTTSTLSIPEDTSKGFGEADPVDPKQAVLLEMRITGSSGARMAGQPLNDEVLKFNAKLEIGDTKRCSGALVDPYWVITAKSCFADKPAESNTVEAGTPKEKTKVSVGKAWIMSGTGFTTDATQLVPHPDRDLVMVRLANPATGITPVFVSSAAPTTGEAFDVVGYGRTKDGWGPVSRHSAAFSVGATAATGFDLTAKTPADATVCKGDAGASTLRMMADKPTLVGVVSRGFEGGCLGSNETRSGAFSTRVDDQGDWIQRVRALSPGWRTQALVQSGSSLYQGIRLADGSWTGFKDVQTQGAGSIGAIRGTAVVGMNGDSHVLAVTTAGGLFHTIRKQDGTWGTFGDVFGAANALGNLTGVTASNVGYDLHVVAVADGKAFHTVRNATGHWTPFKDITSGKVANVTAAATAVVRGELQVTTISGGKAYHTIRQSNGNWLGWGNVADAAGPTGPITSVSMTGSGDETHIVIATDNGARQYHAIRNFNGTWSPLTEIKSILGTVTAKSVATATVDGEVVVTVTTADGKLLHTVRHADRTWATTGTVPLQGLPAAPGAHAITGTWNG
- a CDS encoding YihY/virulence factor BrkB family protein, producing the protein MADREVPQEERAAVAAPTCSPREAPRPEDVGPGPEVERRAPDSPAELPRRSWLAILRRSAREFVSDELTDRAAALTYYGLLALFPALLVLVSLLGVSGRSTTDKVLESFGGITPGPAHDVLDQAVENLQGAPGTGAAMATVGVLLALWSASGYVGAFMRSANRVYGVPEGRPLWKVLPVRLGLTALLVVMAAASALIVVLTGEVARRAGDLLGVGDSALTVWAIAKWPVLVVLVTMMLALLYWASPNVESRGWRWITPGSALALLIWLAASAGFAVYVSEFATYNRVYGTMGGVVVFLIWLWISNLAVLLGLEFDAETLRQRAVAGGMPPDEEPYVEPRDTRSWSEEEERAAVGVDRGGNGPDGHTRKVRAHDR
- a CDS encoding SMI1/KNR4 family protein, whose protein sequence is MDPRIPRLRRKLAAIPFQPLRSHSFGEEKHGFRLGPKLAEAHLAAFEAEHAIALPDAYRQFLTHLGGSGASPFYGLLPLERCSLLVMNPRGEPGTPRGFDGRNPRGDGGDLFLHIIEMGCSDVCVIAVTGPLTGRVLIGNGDGYWGPNVSSAADFLDWYERWLRHMSAGRDNRALELTSPRLHAHPRSYRMARKL